The nucleotide window TATGGCTCTTGGTTTAGCCCATAGCTTGTCAAGATACAAGCTGAAATTTAGTCCAGACAAAATTGACACAATGATTGTTCAGGTACAACAAGTGTGGTCTTAAACCATGTTCTTAATGTGCTAATAATTTTTACTTTGAGAAGGCTGTTTCCCTCTTGGATGATTTGGACAAAGAGTTGAATAATTATGTCATGCGTTGTCGAGAATGGTACGGTTGGCATTTTCCCGAAATGGGCAAAATTGTTACGGATAACTTGGCGTTTGTTCGGACCGTCCAAACAATGGGAATGAGAACTAATGCCGCAACGACTGATCTGTCGGAAATTCTTCCAGAAGACGTCGAGGAAAAAATCAAGGAAGCTGCTGAAATTTCAATGGGAACTGAAATTGCAGATGAAGATATTATGAACATTTCTCACTTGTGTGAACAAGTACGTAATAATTCTATTGAATAGCTTTGATTTTTCACTAATATCTTGTCCGTATAGGTTATTGAAATTACCGAGTATCGCACTCAATTGTATGAATACTTGAAAAGCAGAATGCTTGCAATTGCTCCAAATCTGACAGTTCTAGTTGGCGAACTGGTTGGCGCACGTCTCATCTCTCATGCTGGATCCTTAATGAACTTAGCCAAGCATCCAGCTTCGACAGTCCAGATTCTCGGTGCTGAAAAAGCTCTTTTCCGGGCGCTTAAAACTAAACATGATACGCCGAAATACGGTCTTATTTACCATGCACAGCTTGTAGGCCAGTCGTCAACCAAGCTTAAGGGTAAAGTTTCACGTATGCTTGCCGCTAAAGCTGCCCTTGCATGCCGTGTCGACGCATTGGGTGATGACGTCAACACAGACCTCGGTACGGAGCATCGTGCCAAACTTGAATCACGTATGAGGGTTCTTGAACAAGGAGGCCAAACACGTATATCTGGCACTGGAAGGCAGAGTGGTAGATTTGACGTATATCAAAACAAGAGCGAGGTTAGACAGTATGATGCTGGTGCGGACTCGACCCTTCCCACTAAACGCAAGGTTGAGGAATCCGGAGCTGCCACCACACCGAAACGTGCTAAGATTGAGACTAAAGAAGAAACTCCAGTCCCAACTGTTGAGCAAGTTGTtgagaaaaaagacaaaaaaaagaagaaatcaaagtCTGAGGGAGCAGCAGAAGTGGCACCTGAGCCTGTAGAAGCAGAAGCTTCCACCGAAACcgtagagaagaagaaaaagaagaagaagaaggctgCCGAATGAAACAATCGGAATAACCATTTTTAATTTCTCTGTATCGTGAGAAGCACGTTTTTGTTGGATTTAATACATCCGCGACATTTATGCAGTTCGTATGAGTGATTTCACTAACAGATATTTGTTAATATGATTGCACGCATCATAGTGCAGTGAAATGTTTCCTGAGTTTTCCGCGATGTCAAAGTGACTTCATTCAAATGGACCTCGATAGATGAATTAACCCTTTGTCTTACGACGTAATGATGTCGTTTATAACTATGTGCGCCGATAGCTACTTCCGCGGGAAGGGTTGTTCAATGTTCTAACGCGATTAATGTGGGAGCCTGTGGTGCGTTTTCTATTATTATAAAAATTAGGTTCTTTAAATCATTTGAATACTAAACAGCTGCTACAGGAGATGGGCAACAACTCAACTGTTGAAGGCCTGAACCAAGAAAATACGAGCTTCTTCACTTACGTTGAGCGCCACTGTTTGATTCGTCTGCTTTACGACGAGTTTATCGATAAGCGCAAAACAAACGGAATGGTTAAATGAAAACGACTATTTTAGAAGTAAATAGTTATTCGTATTAACCAACAAGTGTGACCAAATGCCTGTCCTGTTCGTAAAGTCGATGGTCATGGTATTTTCcaatatttaaagaaaatttcttcTGGAAtataaaaaacataaacaacTTGCAACAAAAATGCCACGAGGAAAGAAACGTGGAAGTAGGGGAGGAAGAGGCAGAGGCAGACCTCCGGTAAGTAACCTGTTATTTACTATTCCACGTGCAGTTTGATGGTGAGAACTTTCTTAAAATGAAGCTCTCATGACTAAACTGTAATGTGCAGGGACCTGCATTTTCTGCTAGGCTTGTCTTTGTGAATTTTAATGTTGGTAAAACAGTTTATTCTTAATCGAGTAACTGTTGCTTTGCAGGCAAACCCATCAGCTGTGGCTTTGAAGGTTGATGGttcagttaaaaaaattaaattagaGCCACAAGAAAGTAGCACATCTTCAATCTTTGGTTCTGAAGATATCATTTATGGTTCAAACTTTGATGTGTTCCAAGAAGTTATTGTGGAAGAGGCAATCCAGGATATTAACGTTGAAAACAGTCGATCAAATTCACCTATTTCAGTTACAAATGACAGCAATTCCAATGAAAATTCAGTAAGTTCATTTTCAGCTTCAGATATTCAGACTAAATATTGGACAAGAGAAGATCTTACACCATCTGATGTACTACCTGAAAATCTGTTTACTGAAAATGATGATGagacaaaatcattttctctTGACACGAACAATTTTGATACAACAATTAACATGAGTGATGGAACTGGCTTTTGCCTTAATAGCCTTTTTCCCATTAAAGAAGAGCCTGTTGACATTGAACTACCAAAGTCAAGTGATAATGGTACAGAACAAGTGAAAAAGGcttcaagaagaaaaatcaaacaagagCCAAACGAAACAGCTGCTCCATCAAAGTAGAACTTTTTATCAATATTCTGTCATCTTTGCCTCAcagttttctttatcttttaaCATAGATTAAGGCAGATGTCATTGTATGAAGAGATGTCTCTTCTTCGCCAACTTCGACCATTAGCGGAAAAAAATACTCTCAATCCTGAACTTAGACGGTTATACAGAAAGCTATCGCTAAGAAATACTAGACGATCTATCGGTGTGGAACCATTCAATTTCGATAGACTTATGGCTAAACTCTTGGGAAGGGAATGGCTAGGTCCAACTAGCAATAGCGAAATCCCAAGTCAAATAGTCGGCATTTCCAACGTCCTTGATCGCTTCCAAAAAAACAACCTATCGACTGCTTTATCGCAAGCACGACTCAACATATCTTTTCGGATGAGACTCCTTGGCACAAGTGAAGACCAGATTCCACAACCGTTTATTAGTCCTTATACGGGGAGGTAACAATCATTTTGTAATATGTCCATACATTATGTTCATGCATTTAAAAATCTGATTCATTGTTGTCCTCCAAATCTGGAATGTTGGAATGTAGAACTCTCAAGCCTTTCATACGGAGAGACTACGAATCTCGCCCTTTGAAGTTAAAGCTTCTTGAAGAAATTCGTAGTAAATGTGCGAGCGCTGAGATAAGGAACTCTGTCTTGAAACCTATCGATTATTGTTATGTACAACCTCAACACATTCCCGCTGTCAATGCAATTTGCAAGGAGTTTTTCTGGTCAGGAATCGATGGTAAGAAcatgtacttttttttttattattaccaGACAATCTTCCGTTTTATCTTACACTTGATTCTATCGCAATTTCTCATGTTAATCTTCTAGTAACGGAATGCTTGGAATATCCGGATTTTAGCTGCGTAGTACTCTATGGCCACGTCATCGTTGGATTTGCATTTATGGTACCTGATGTCTCATACAATGAAGCTTACATTACATACTTGTTCACACATCCTGAATGGAGAAATGCTGGAATTGCCAAATTCATGCTCTATCATTTGATTCAGGTTAGTACAAACAATCTAACGACTTTATAACAAACGTTAACATTATATATAtaatgtataatttttttccagaGCTGTATGGGTAAAGATGTTACGTTACACGTTTCCGCAACTAATCCAGCCATGAATTTATACCATAAATTCGGTTTTAAAGTTCAAGAATTTGTTGTGGACTTTTATGATAAGTATTTCACAGCTGATTCAACTCAGTGTAAACATGCTTTTTTCATGAGACTTACAAGATAAAGAATACGCAACTGGCTTTAATGGTCGCACGTGAAAATTTGCGTAATGTGTATACACACTTTGTAAAATTCTGTTCGTCATTTTGCTAACGTAATTCGTGCTACCTTAATAACAGACACGGCCATTACATACCTGTAGAGTCCATATTGGGATGGGGAAATGGTTCAGTCACCTTGTGATAGCCACTAGCCACCATAAGCTGTAACCCGAAGGAAACACCATAACAAGCAAAACCTCACAAAACCCGaaacgtaaaaagaaaaggtattaacaaaacaatcatATTGTGCTCTATAACAGTATTAAAAAAACCAGGGTCAAGTGCCTGACTCAACATGAAGTATtgggagaaagagaaaaagtgTCGTCGATTAAACACTAGGAAGGCCAAGGAATCCTAACTTAACGATTTCGTTGAAATTTAGAATCAGCTTTGAATAAGCTCGTAGATGAAGCGAAAAAGGAAAGCCTACAAGTAAACAATCAGCAATTCTTTTACATCTAAGGGATTGAGTACAGAAAATATCCTTCGAACGATGGCGAACAGAGAACCGTTAAATAGTTTAATTTACTATATTACCATCGTTCACAATACTTTACAACAGTTATGTTTCTAATTCTTTAACTAGAGTTCGAGTGGTAGGGGAAGAATGGAGGCTACTTGTTCGTCGACGGAGTAGCAGGGATAAGTCTCGATCAGCAGTGCTTGTAGTATCTCGTCTGACAATGCTGGACAATTCTCCGGATCCATGTTTACCTTCAAATCAAACGTTTTTGATAACATTGGTATTAATGTTTTGCTATGCGAAAATGAATCTTACCAGGAAACTTGCCGCCATTAGAGCTCCAGATGAAAGCGCGCATCGGTTACTAGTTTTGAACTCTCCGGTCACCTCTGAATCGCCATCCCCACATATTCCGCAAGCATGGCCAAGCAGTTGGTCAGTAGCACTCAGCGTGATTGTCTCTTCTTCGACAATTACATTCAGCTTTTCGTTTGGAAGCCACAGATGAAGGGCTTGCTCTTTTTCCTGCGTCACTGTCGCTATCACCTTTTCACCCACGTTAATTTGCATTCGACCTGCCGTAAAATTTGCCTCTACTCCATTGATTGATATGTTTCCAGTTGCCGAAAAGTCGACCCTGTTTGTTTCTAGCACGATTCGGACTACCATTCCATGACTTTTACTTCTGCTGGCTAGGACAGCATAATTTGCTTTCTTCTGTCGGCAATCAGTAGTCAACAAATGGTGACATTCATTGATGGTATAGCTGTATTCTACTTTATCGTAAGTTTGGATTCGGTCAGAATGGATGtagcatttgtttgtttttggttttatgCTTTTTACGTAGCCAAACGAGTTTGCCACGAAGAGTGAAGCATACCGAATCCAGGGTTCGTCAGATTCTCGAACGTTGAAATGGCTCCAAGAAAGGTATGATTGGCTTgcattattattttcttcttgtggTACGAAAATTCTttcactgctgcggagatttTGAGAATATTCTTCTTTCAGGAAATTTGACCAATTACGAAACGATTCAATAACCGAACCTGACGCTGTAATattccattcattttcttttgacagGTTTTGTGCCGCTACCTCTATAAGAACCCATTTTGACGTGGAACCGTTGCGATAGTAAGCCGTGATTCCACCTTGAAAAACGTGAATACCATCATCAGTCATCTCTGCTGTGGAAATGGTTTCATTAGTTCCATCTTCTTCCCATTCAACAGTACCGTTGACTCCAATAATATACTCTATGACCGCTTCTTGTTGAATAGCTTTTGTGTCGAACGAAGCTGACAAAGCAACAGAGCTGAGTGAGCTCTCTTTCCCTATGTAACGAAGGCGACACACCCGCTGTTGAAAGCTATCTAAGCGGAAATGGCCAGAATGGCGGCTGAATTCTTTCATCAAGCTGGATAACCAAGCAAATGCAGGAACGTCTTCTGGCACTTCACTGGCCGTTTCCAGCCGTAAATTCCGAGTCAGCTGAGCGACAGATACGAATGGCGGCCCTGTGAGATGAACATTGTAGAGCCCTAGACTTTCTGAAAAATAATCCGTTGTCTGACTGGTGAGGGTGTATGGTTTGACAGAATAGTATGCTATGTCATACACTCTGTCTGGCGGAGTCCACACCAACGAACCATTGGAAATCAAGGAAATGGGTGCCCGAATGTCAGCGTGATGCTCTACGCCAGCTGCCACATGATGGCCACTGAACGGATATTGAATCCTTGATTCGGACGCCCATGTCATTGAAAGGCTGGCTGTCACATTGATTTCCGGAGTTTGATTTATGTGACCAAAAGCTGAAGCCAAAGCGGTTAGCGAGAAAGTGAATCGTGCGGGCAATCCCAGCTCCGTCGGTACATGCGTCCGGCTGTCTATGAGTTGTTGAAACTTGACGAACCGGATATTGAGATGTTTCGTGAAGAATTCTCGAATCATGTACTCAAGATCGATATCTTCAAGATTTAAAAGCGTCTGCATGGTTGAACCGAGGAGTCTTAGATGAACAAGTCCCACTGTGGACTCGTCACTGGCCCGGAAAGTCGAAAAAAGCTGATCCCAAAAGACATTGGACTTCGGCTCATTGGATCGTGGAAGAGCATGTCCCGTAAGCTGACTCCAAACATTTTCCATGTTATAGTTCCAGATCGATACCTATACAAACTTCATGAATAACGACTAATATTCCACTACGTCTTTTAGGAGTTGTTTAACCTTCGCAAGATCGAAGCGGAACGACCCAAGGTTGCGGAAGAGCTGGTGCTCTAGATAAACAGGCAGAGAAGAGTCGCCCGATCTCCAAAATGTCAGCAGTGATGAAAGCCCTGCTTTGTTGTCGTTGACAGACGCATAATGCTCGTAGTCCAATCGATCGGAACAAGGGCGCACTAGACCAATGACGGAACGAGCTTTGATTGAACTTTAGAAAGGATATGAAGAGAAAAGTAAATATGAGCATCGCTTTTGTTTGATTATCTGAAATGTTTTGATAACTCACGTGCTTTCATCTTCACTCGCACGGATGCTTGAATGGTCAGCCAAAGATCGGATAATATCGCAAGTAAATGCTTTAACTTGAAGGCTAGAGTCAAACCATGTCCGAGAAGCAACCTTATTCCAAATACTCTGAGGAGTTTTCTGATGAAATAGAAGCATGGCGATGGCAGCCATGCGGATTTCAGGTGGTTCTGCTACGTTATCCGCCAACGAACTTAATAATGGAATCACCTGTTCGGAACGAATGGTACAATTGGTTTATCTCAAATTGAAAGACTTTCCTCTACAGTTATTGGTGCCACTTTGTCTGGAGAAGAATCCATCAGATGTTTAAGGGATGATATTGCTGCTATCCGTATTGCCACATTCTCGCCTCGAAGATATGgaacgagaagaagaagaacatcGTCAACACCTAGCGCTCCTAAAGCTATTATTGCTGCTAAACGATCGATTGCCGATTGGGCAGTCTCTAGTTCGCGGACCAGAAGTGGCAGAAATTCCTCTGTGATAATTTGAGAATCCGCATTGCAGTTCACTGATGATAACACGCAAGTTGTGTACAGCAAGTCAGCTGTCGCCATTAGCGCTGTATGCTTCAACATTTTGGAATTACGTGCTGCCTCGGACAGTATAACTCCCTTTACAGGTAAGAATACATACATTACTAAGTACGAGTTTGTCTTTCGTAGTAAAATTTAATGTAAAAACATTACCATAAAGCGTCGTAATATAGGAATCGTTGGATATTGCACGGAATGCCCAGAGCTCATCAGCGTCCAGACAGCTGGAAATCCCTCAAGCTTTCGTTGCTCAATGAGGTCTACGAGAAAAACAACCGCCGTATGACTTCCACTAGCGGCAATGCAATCGACGAATAGGTCCCTGGTGGCCAGCATTCACGGATAAATCGTTATGTTGTCAAGCAAACAAGTGAGTACGTTAATGACGATGAATGGTAACCTGACGTTTGCATTTTCCTGTTGAAAGGTTCTCTCCCAAATTTCACGCAGTTGCCTTTCGTCCTGGTGATATATGATTTGGCTGATGATTCTCAGTTTTTTAGAGATGTCTTCTTCTGACACTGTAGATTCTGTAAGAATTTGAGCAACTTCTCGCAAGGCATCTGGCACTGCGTCCATTTCTTTAGTACTAAAGATAGGCAATTTATAAAATTTGTGGGCGTAAATCAACAAGCATTTAACAAACTTTGGTACAATGGGGTCGTCTTCAAAAGAATAAGTTAACTCGTCTATCATCCGTGGCTGCGACATTGACGGTAAAAGATCGCGTATTTTCCCGTGATTCTGTAGGATCAAGTTAATGGACTGTTCAATTTTAAGTGCAACGGGCCCCAAGAAGGTCATTTCACCGATTCCTTCCATGCGGACAATTGTAGCTTTTTCTTGAGATTCACCGCAGACCAAATACTTGTATGCAGCGAATCTCTAAACGGTAAAAATTCATTGTAACTACAGGAGTACTTTGCGGCTTTTTTAggtttttgttaattttctttaaaactaATGTAACCTTTAGAGTGCCGTCCGAAAGAAATTTTCCGTGCgatgaaaaggaaaatgtcGATGATCGCGGATGAGATAAGACTTTCAAAGGATCAGTTCGACACTGATCAAAATCTTTAATTTTTAGGATTTCGTAAACTTTGGTCGAACGACATATTTCTCCTATAATTTTATGCGCATCTAAATCTTGATTTTGGATGACATGGTAGAATGGCAGTCGGGTAATTCGTAGCGTCGTGAGGCAATCTCCTGTCACTCCATCCTTTATTAGCATTAAATTGAGTTATAATGTCCTCGCAAATCTGATTAACGCGACTTAATTACCTCCAAAGTGTTTAGTGACGGCACACTGCGTTCACCGAAGACACCTCCGTCCAATCCAGAACGGACACCGGCAACGTCCAGCTGCAAATTGGACACTACTGCTTTCTTCATGTTGACGGACCATGTTGGCTCTTCACTCTCCACTACCAGGTTAGTTATCTTTGatataaaatattatttgGCTCTTAGTAATAATGTGATTGATTGGACAAAGTCCTCTTGTTAGACGGTGGGGAAAAAAGAGCTTATTGCCTGGTGCCAGCCTTATTGTGTGAAGGGCTTTTTATGATAGGCGCGCTAGGGTATTGCATGAAAGGAGAACAATAAGCCAGGAAATTGAGCGTGGCAAATACCATAAATATATCGTCTATCGTCATAAAAGTTGCTTTTAAAGAAACGATGTACTCGATCGTGGGATGTTAGCTTGCTGAGTAACGAAAGTCTTTTTTATCGCAACGCGCCAACGTTTATATAAAGAACTAACCAATCCTTTGTTGTGAATGACAGCGAAAGGACTGAGGAGGTGAAGTGAATCGCCGATGGCCTCTTCTACTCCGTCAGATAGCCGATCCGGAAACAAAAT belongs to Daphnia magna isolate NIES linkage group LG1, ASM2063170v1.1, whole genome shotgun sequence and includes:
- the LOC116929883 gene encoding uncharacterized protein LOC116929883 isoform X2; the protein is MLHNLHRTLIFFLSLLAPQILCQGWEIGSEYLYDYSGFLVTGVQDADNQSAAVQIIGKLTVQSIDDETLMLKLSEIRLTRDGNYRGKGKSSDPILFPDRLSDGVEEAIGDSLHLLSPFAVIHNKGLITNLVVESEEPTWSVNMKKAVVSNLQLDVAGVRSGLDGGVFGERSVPSLNTLEDGVTGDCLTTLRITRLPFYHVIQNQDLDAHKIIGEICRSTKVYEILKIKDFDQCRTDPLKVLSHPRSSTFSFSSHGKFLSDGTLKRFAAYKYLVCGESQEKATIVRMEGIGEMTFLGPVALKIEQSINLILQNHGKIRDLLPSMSQPRMIDELTYSFEDDPIVPNTKEMDAVPDALREVAQILTESTVSEEDISKKLRIISQIIYHQDERQLREIWERTFQQENANVRDLFVDCIAASGSHTAVVFLVDLIEQRKLEGFPAVWTLMSSGHSVQYPTIPILRRFMGVILSEAARNSKMLKHTALMATADLLYTTCVLSSVNCNADSQIITEEFLPLLVRELETAQSAIDRLAAIIALGALGVDDVLLLLVPYLRGENVAIRIAAISSLKHLMDSSPDKVIPLLSSLADNVAEPPEIRMAAIAMLLFHQKTPQSIWNKVASRTWFDSSLQVKAFTCDIIRSLADHSSIRASEDESTSIKARSVIGLVRPCSDRLDYEHYASVNDNKAGLSSLLTFWRSGDSSLPVYLEHQLFRNLGSFRFDLAKVSIWNYNMENVWSQLTGHALPRSNEPKSNVFWDQLFSTFRASDESTVGLVHLRLLGSTMQTLLNLEDIDLEYMIREFFTKHLNIRFVKFQQLIDSRTHVPTELGLPARFTFSLTALASAFGHINQTPEINVTASLSMTWASESRIQYPFSGHHVAAGVEHHADIRAPISLISNGSLVWTPPDRVYDIAYYSVKPYTLTSQTTDYFSESLGLYNVHLTGPPFVSVAQLTRNLRLETASEVPEDVPAFAWLSSLMKEFSRHSGHFRLDSFQQRVCRLRYIGKESSLSSVALSASFDTKAIQQEAVIEYIIGVNGTVEWEEDGTNETISTAEMTDDGIHVFQGGITAYYRNGSTSKWVLIEVAAQNLSKENEWNITASGSVIESFRNWSNFLKEEYSQNLRSSERIFVPQEENNNASQSYLSWSHFNVRESDEPWIRYASLFVANSFGYVKSIKPKTNKCYIHSDRIQTYDKVEYSYTINECHHLLTTDCRQKKANYAVLASRSKSHGMVVRIVLETNRVDFSATGNISINGVEANFTAGRMQINVGEKVIATVTQEKEQALHLWLPNEKLNVIVEEETITLSATDQLLGHACGICGDGDSEVTGEFKTSNRCALSSGALMAASFLVNMDPENCPALSDEILQALLIETYPCYSVDEQVASILPLPLEL
- the LOC116929973 gene encoding nucleolar protein 58, which codes for MLVLFETPAGYAVFKLLDEKKLQQTDNLFQDFQTPEGASKVVKLKHFKKFTDTTEALSATTAAIEGKLSKTLRKTLKSLFAEEAHEALAVADAKLGSAIKEKLQINCLSNSSIQELMRCIRSQADSLMGGLPKQEMMAMALGLAHSLSRYKLKFSPDKIDTMIVQAVSLLDDLDKELNNYVMRCREWYGWHFPEMGKIVTDNLAFVRTVQTMGMRTNAATTDLSEILPEDVEEKIKEAAEISMGTEIADEDIMNISHLCEQVIEITEYRTQLYEYLKSRMLAIAPNLTVLVGELVGARLISHAGSLMNLAKHPASTVQILGAEKALFRALKTKHDTPKYGLIYHAQLVGQSSTKLKGKVSRMLAAKAALACRVDALGDDVNTDLGTEHRAKLESRMRVLEQGGQTRISGTGRQSGRFDVYQNKSEVRQYDAGADSTLPTKRKVEESGAATTPKRAKIETKEETPVPTVEQVVEKKDKKKKKSKSEGAAEVAPEPVEAEASTETVEKKKKKKKKAAE
- the LOC116929883 gene encoding uncharacterized protein LOC116929883 isoform X1: MLHNLHRTLIFFLSLLAPQILCQGWEIGSEYLYDYSGFLVTGVQDADNQSAAVQIIGKLTVQSIDDETLMLKLSEIRLTRDGNYRGKGKSSDPILFPDRLSDGVEEAIGDSLHLLSPFAVIHNKGLITNLVVESEEPTWSVNMKKAVVSNLQLDVAGVRSGLDGGVFGERSVPSLNTLEDGVTGDCLTTLRITRLPFYHVIQNQDLDAHKIIGEICRSTKVYEILKIKDFDQCRTDPLKVLSHPRSSTFSFSSHGKFLSDGTLKRFAAYKYLVCGESQEKATIVRMEGIGEMTFLGPVALKIEQSINLILQNHGKIRDLLPSMSQPRMIDELTYSFEDDPIVPKFVKCLLIYAHKFYKLPIFSTKEMDAVPDALREVAQILTESTVSEEDISKKLRIISQIIYHQDERQLREIWERTFQQENANVRDLFVDCIAASGSHTAVVFLVDLIEQRKLEGFPAVWTLMSSGHSVQYPTIPILRRFMGVILSEAARNSKMLKHTALMATADLLYTTCVLSSVNCNADSQIITEEFLPLLVRELETAQSAIDRLAAIIALGALGVDDVLLLLVPYLRGENVAIRIAAISSLKHLMDSSPDKVIPLLSSLADNVAEPPEIRMAAIAMLLFHQKTPQSIWNKVASRTWFDSSLQVKAFTCDIIRSLADHSSIRASEDESTSIKARSVIGLVRPCSDRLDYEHYASVNDNKAGLSSLLTFWRSGDSSLPVYLEHQLFRNLGSFRFDLAKVSIWNYNMENVWSQLTGHALPRSNEPKSNVFWDQLFSTFRASDESTVGLVHLRLLGSTMQTLLNLEDIDLEYMIREFFTKHLNIRFVKFQQLIDSRTHVPTELGLPARFTFSLTALASAFGHINQTPEINVTASLSMTWASESRIQYPFSGHHVAAGVEHHADIRAPISLISNGSLVWTPPDRVYDIAYYSVKPYTLTSQTTDYFSESLGLYNVHLTGPPFVSVAQLTRNLRLETASEVPEDVPAFAWLSSLMKEFSRHSGHFRLDSFQQRVCRLRYIGKESSLSSVALSASFDTKAIQQEAVIEYIIGVNGTVEWEEDGTNETISTAEMTDDGIHVFQGGITAYYRNGSTSKWVLIEVAAQNLSKENEWNITASGSVIESFRNWSNFLKEEYSQNLRSSERIFVPQEENNNASQSYLSWSHFNVRESDEPWIRYASLFVANSFGYVKSIKPKTNKCYIHSDRIQTYDKVEYSYTINECHHLLTTDCRQKKANYAVLASRSKSHGMVVRIVLETNRVDFSATGNISINGVEANFTAGRMQINVGEKVIATVTQEKEQALHLWLPNEKLNVIVEEETITLSATDQLLGHACGICGDGDSEVTGEFKTSNRCALSSGALMAASFLVNMDPENCPALSDEILQALLIETYPCYSVDEQVASILPLPLEL
- the LOC116929965 gene encoding cysteine-rich protein 2-binding protein → MPRGKKRGSRGGRGRGRPPANPSAVALKVDGSVKKIKLEPQESSTSSIFGSEDIIYGSNFDVFQEVIVEEAIQDINVENSRSNSPISVTNDSNSNENSVSSFSASDIQTKYWTREDLTPSDVLPENLFTENDDETKSFSLDTNNFDTTINMSDGTGFCLNSLFPIKEEPVDIELPKSSDNGTEQVKKASRRKIKQEPNETAAPSKLRQMSLYEEMSLLRQLRPLAEKNTLNPELRRLYRKLSLRNTRRSIGVEPFNFDRLMAKLLGREWLGPTSNSEIPSQIVGISNVLDRFQKNNLSTALSQARLNISFRMRLLGTSEDQIPQPFISPYTGRTLKPFIRRDYESRPLKLKLLEEIRSKCASAEIRNSVLKPIDYCYVQPQHIPAVNAICKEFFWSGIDVTECLEYPDFSCVVLYGHVIVGFAFMVPDVSYNEAYITYLFTHPEWRNAGIAKFMLYHLIQSCMGKDVTLHVSATNPAMNLYHKFGFKVQEFVVDFYDKYFTADSTQCKHAFFMRLTR